Proteins found in one Nostoc sp. NIES-3756 genomic segment:
- a CDS encoding restriction endonuclease subunit S: MLKLTFKQTPAELMVRAASTIIFNTLNQLEYPSVALYELAENPQYGFTASASIEEVGAKFVRITDLKDGGINWDTVPYCKCDEPEKYLIYPNDILFARTGATTGKTHLVKEAPYAVFASYLIRIRPKPLVEPEYLYSFFQSDAYWAQILYEKEGSAQPNVNGQKLINILVPIVDSEAQSAISRFLEVVRKRQDGSFEELPELPPPLHEQRRIIARVEELVGKVEEVRSLRNEIMQDADRVLLSAYHKIIQGAEYLPMKFVAPLQRRSVEIEVSNSYPELGIRSFGKGTFHKPALSGAEVGTKKLFRIEANDLLFQIVFAWEGAVAVAQPEDHGRFGSHRFLTCVPEPRIATSLFLCFHFLTEQGLKDLGKASPGGAGRNRTLGLKALENIQVPVPSFEKQLWFDNLKTKVDTMKRLREQAIKELDALLPSILDKAFKREL; this comes from the coding sequence ATGTTAAAACTGACATTTAAGCAGACTCCAGCAGAATTAATGGTTCGGGCTGCTTCAACTATTATATTTAATACTTTAAATCAATTAGAATACCCATCTGTAGCTCTTTATGAACTTGCCGAAAATCCACAATACGGTTTTACTGCTAGTGCCTCAATTGAAGAAGTAGGAGCAAAATTTGTTCGGATTACTGATTTAAAAGATGGGGGAATCAATTGGGATACTGTACCCTATTGCAAATGTGATGAGCCAGAGAAGTATTTAATTTACCCTAATGACATTTTATTTGCAAGAACGGGTGCAACAACTGGAAAAACACATCTTGTTAAAGAAGCTCCATACGCTGTTTTTGCTTCCTACTTGATACGAATTCGCCCGAAACCACTGGTAGAGCCTGAGTATCTTTATTCATTTTTTCAATCTGATGCTTACTGGGCACAGATTTTATATGAAAAGGAAGGCTCGGCGCAGCCCAACGTCAATGGTCAAAAATTAATAAATATTTTAGTGCCAATAGTTGATAGTGAGGCTCAGTCAGCTATCAGCAGGTTTTTGGAGGTTGTGAGAAAACGACAAGACGGTAGTTTTGAAGAATTGCCAGAACTCCCACCCCCGCTACATGAACAACGGCGGATTATAGCGCGGGTTGAGGAACTGGTGGGGAAGGTTGAGGAAGTGCGATCGCTGAGAAACGAAATAATGCAAGATGCTGATAGAGTCCTGCTCAGTGCGTATCATAAAATAATTCAAGGTGCTGAATACCTACCTATGAAATTTGTAGCACCGCTACAACGTAGAAGCGTAGAAATAGAAGTATCAAACAGTTACCCTGAATTGGGTATAAGGTCTTTTGGAAAAGGAACATTTCATAAACCAGCATTAAGTGGAGCAGAAGTTGGTACAAAAAAACTTTTTAGAATTGAAGCAAATGATTTATTATTCCAGATTGTATTTGCTTGGGAAGGTGCTGTAGCTGTTGCACAACCTGAAGATCATGGAAGATTTGGTTCTCATCGTTTCTTAACCTGCGTTCCTGAACCAAGAATTGCAACCTCATTATTTTTGTGTTTTCACTTCCTGACTGAACAAGGTTTGAAAGATTTGGGAAAGGCATCACCAGGAGGTGCAGGAAGAAATAGAACTCTTGGACTGAAGGCTTTAGAAAATATACAAGTTCCTGTCCCGTCGTTTGAAAAACAACTCTGGTTTGATAATCTCAAGACTAAAGTAGACACCATGAAACGGTTAAGAGAACAGGCAATAAAAGA